From one Timaviella obliquedivisa GSE-PSE-MK23-08B genomic stretch:
- a CDS encoding glucokinase has translation MTQLLAGDIGGTKTILRWVDAYSKAEGTTLKTLYEARYMSAEFADLAIMVRQFLVEATQQVGEVPAPEKACFAIAGPVVNNTSSVTNLSWFLEAKQLEKDLAIAHVNLINDFAAVGYGVGGLESSDLRTLQIAESQPHAPIAILGAGTGLGECFLIRQDQQYQVFASEGGHADFAPRSELEFQLLKYLREKHQITRISVERVVSGQGIVAIYQFLRDRQSAVESPQVAEAIRTWEHEAGISEKSVDPAAVIAIAAGQDYLCERTMQLFAEAYGAEAGNLALKLLPYGGLYIAGGIATKNLSLLESGGFMRAMTDKGRMRPLMEQIPVHVILNPHVGLIGAALYANFF, from the coding sequence ATGACACAACTACTGGCAGGAGACATTGGTGGCACCAAAACGATTTTGCGATGGGTCGATGCCTATTCTAAAGCAGAGGGAACGACGCTGAAAACGCTGTACGAAGCTCGGTATATGAGCGCAGAGTTTGCAGATTTAGCCATCATGGTGCGGCAGTTTCTCGTCGAAGCCACCCAACAGGTCGGAGAGGTACCTGCTCCTGAAAAGGCTTGCTTTGCGATCGCGGGGCCTGTTGTCAACAACACTTCATCGGTTACTAATCTGTCTTGGTTTTTGGAAGCTAAGCAGTTAGAAAAAGATTTGGCGATCGCTCATGTGAATTTAATCAATGACTTTGCTGCTGTGGGCTATGGCGTTGGGGGGCTGGAATCTTCCGATTTGCGAACGCTTCAAATTGCCGAGTCTCAGCCTCATGCTCCGATCGCTATTTTGGGGGCTGGAACAGGCTTGGGCGAGTGCTTCTTGATTCGCCAGGATCAGCAATACCAAGTTTTTGCTTCAGAAGGAGGACATGCAGACTTTGCGCCTCGTTCAGAGCTAGAGTTCCAGCTTTTGAAGTATCTGCGGGAGAAGCATCAAATTACTCGTATTTCAGTAGAGCGAGTAGTATCGGGGCAGGGAATTGTGGCAATTTACCAGTTCCTGCGCGATCGCCAGTCTGCCGTTGAGTCGCCCCAAGTGGCGGAAGCTATTCGGACTTGGGAACACGAGGCGGGCATTAGCGAAAAGTCGGTTGACCCGGCAGCTGTGATTGCGATCGCTGCTGGACAAGATTATCTGTGTGAACGGACAATGCAGCTTTTTGCCGAAGCTTATGGTGCGGAAGCTGGAAACCTGGCACTGAAGCTTTTACCCTATGGCGGCTTGTACATTGCCGGGGGCATTGCAACTAAAAACTTATCCCTGCTTGAGTCGGGTGGATTTATGAGAGCAATGACTGATAAAGGAAGAATGCGACCCCTAATGGAGCAAATTCCAGTTCACGTTATTCTTAACCCGCATGTTGGGTTAATTGGCGCTGCCCTGTACGCTAATTTCTTTTAA